In Magallana gigas chromosome 1, xbMagGiga1.1, whole genome shotgun sequence, the sequence tgtgtgtgtgtgtgtgtgtgtgtgtgtgtgtgggcgGATGGTCCATGCGTTCAAAAGATTGCTGTGGTGAAGTGTCAAACTAAACAACTAAAACAAACTAAGAAACAAACTAAACCCAACTTCTATGACCTTGAAGTTTgcataataaaacaaagattgATTAGTTCACATTTTACTTTCCTTATAGAGCAATAAAAACGATGTGCTGAGGGGTGAGAGTCCCAGGTAGATACTAGGAACATGGACCAGGCTAAAGGTAACtgtcttattttgttcaaaacgtACAGTAAGGTTAAGATTGTTATATTTCTAATTTAGTTTTGATAACCCAAATTGTAAAGATGAGGCATATCCACGAAGGTATTCATCACATATAAGATTCATCATTCTGATTTCCTCGCAAATCTGCAGAGACGAAGgagtttcataatatttttttgtacatataaGAAACAAGTTTATTTATCTCAATTACTTCAATAACATAAAATCAACAAATCGTTCAAACTGCAAgcataaatcaaataatttatctAATCATTAAAAATGACGAGTTTGTAAATAGGCGCTTTACGCTAGGGAGGCTGTTATCCATCACTTACATTTAAAATTGGATAAATTATGATGCCCCCTCCTATTCCAGACAGAAgcaaaaacaagtttttttttaaaatttagaacctgaatatttatcttttatatctttttatggAGCTCTACATCTATAAAAATGTTACTTTTTCTTCATCGAGTCAGTTCAAATTTACAAACATTCGCTTTGTGCATGTCAACAAACATGACTattcaaattttctgttttaccATTTGAGTGATTATTAAGCTctacgaaaaaaaaatagagacgaaaaaattgtttcaaggTCTGTTTCATCAATGCTTTTTATTTCGTCGAAATGGTGTATTAATCGCTCGGCAAGCCCAATAAATCTTCATGTTACCAATTTATGAATCAATATCCTTTAATCAAATATAACTAATGAATCAGAGATAGGCAAAATATACAAGGAAcgtaatattttattattatcgGCCGCAGGAGCGTTATCATGGACGGCAGAAATATACAAAACGAATAGctaacttttaaaaacatattgcataggcgtcggaaccagtgggaggggggggggggctagggggaggagagggcttagccccccccccccccccacttttttttgcaaagttacaCTTAACTATCAAAATTATAGCATCAAGGAGGGGCAAgacccccccacacacacacactttttatCGCAGCAAACGTGGTATTTCTAAAACATGAAGTACATTGTATCAGTACTTTAAGGTGCCGCCCTCACATTTCCGGTTTCAAAATGTAATGAATTGAAAGGAAATATTTAGAGTGATAATGAAAATTGTAGCTATAGGTAtactacgcccccccccccccccccccccccacgaattaggaatttcatgattttgggaaatgccatttttttttgcttatcaagatttctgatgataagtctagcccccccccccccaactttcaattaacttccgacgccactgcatACTAACATACAGACCagctttaaaaaacaaaaccaacatCCTCTAATGCAAATTAAACAGACGCCAATGCAAAACAATAGATCATTGATGCAAAACCAACAGTCATGCACTGAATAAACGCTAGATGGCGTGCGAAGAGGTATCAATAGAAATCGTaccctgaaaaataaaaaccttcCGGTCCCTTGACTTAAGAGAACGctttcatgcgcggatccacaATTTTTTTGTATGGAGAGGGGGAGGGGTTGAGTTGCCATAATTTTTGTGGTGGGGAGGGGGCATATGTCAAATAATTTTGCcttctaaatttaaaaactttgattttttcagGGGGGGACTTTAgcttatttacataacaaagttCTGCATTTCGtttgtaatttgaattttgactACCAAAGTGTCGTTAAACTGCTATAAACGAGTATGAATGCCTGGGACACTTATATGGAAAATCCAAGGAAAGTTAAAAGTTATTAAAGAATATGCCCGTATCAATTACTAGATTCAAATATCGTTTATAAATACCAGGGTTTTTTCGAGAATGGTAATAAAAAACATCTGTTGTTCCTACTTTAAGAAACTGCTATAAACGAGTAaagggtgttgctaaaacgcggaacggaaaacggaacggaaagcggaacggaatagAATGAAATGtagaaaatgttatgttatgttGTTATATTATGTTATTTACCTGATAGATGTGTTACACAAGctaaaaacgatatactttatgcaattaattttaatttatttttaataatatcaaaactgttatacatatttaagtttaaatttattttgaaaatgtaagaTTTTCTCACAATTAACATTATATGCTTAACCACTAGTCCCAGTTTATCAAACTAAACAACATATCCAGTTCTCTATTCGGATTGAGTTGCAGTAATGTACAATTACATAGGTAAACGAACGCCGATATTAGAAGAATTCTAAGGTGACTTTGCAGGACCCCTAGAGCGTTAGTGATCCAATGAAataattctgtttttaaattagcGAGACGATAAGGTTAGCAAACCGATGTTGCAGAAAAAACatcatgtttgaattttttaaaaataagtataaaatcCCAAGAAAGTTTCGaagtcatgaaaaatacaacaaaacgCTTCAACCAACTTCCCTACACTATTTCTCCAAGAATATTACAAacaggaaaataatttaaaggaAGTTATTTCAATAGCTTATTTAATCAAAATGagtgtttatttcatttttccgTTTCACACTTTATTAAGCAAATTGAATGCAATGATTAGCAAACTTTTGATAATGACCATTCGTAAAAAGAATATATGTTACAAAGTAAAAGTTTGTGtcaaattgtatttcttttaaatgtacatgtattcttctTAAGGCCGTTGTAACGAGAAAACGTTTGTTAATAGAAATATCCAAATTAGATGATGCATGCAATGGTGAATCTAAGGGGTGGGTgaattaaaactgtttttaattcacataggcATCGGTTTTTAGgatgtgccccccccccccactttaaaAAAACTGATGCTACGTACCTGTATTGTGTAGTTTTTAAATGTAGGTCATTGTGTAAACaatgatacaataaaaaaatataattagtgTTTATCGAATAAGTTATTTATTGCATAAGAACAGTTTTTATAAGTATTTCAGGTATTTACAAGTAATTCTTGTTACGATTTCTTCAAGGTACGTTTTCTCTCGGAGAAAATGCATTCTAATCTGTGGTATGTTTTCTCCTGATGCTTTTTTTTTGCACAGTGTTTATTCAGTGCACGACTGTTGGTTTTGCATCAATGATTGTTTGTTGTCTGTTGATTTGGCAAAAGAGGCTGTTGGTTTTGTTTAAGCTGGTCTGTTTCTTATTTTAgtatgtttagaaaaaaaaatagttttgcaTAAACGTCTTTTTACCCTTTCCGCCGCCCATACGTTATTATCGTTCACGGAAAACACTTATAATTTCGAAAAGTCAtgaagaaaatatattaaaattgtttgacGTCtagttaaattgatttttagaagaaatatttcataatttcttatttttcatatttgagATTGAtacatttaaaagattttagtaaaagattttagctcacctgaaagcggaaagctcaaatgagcaTTTCTGATCACAGTCTGtcgtccgtcgtccgtctgttggtaaacttttcacattttcaacatcttttcCAGAAACACTCGGCAAATTTTtactaaacttggcacaaaacaCTCTTAGGCAAAGGAATTTCAcagttgtaaaaattaaggaccacaccCTTTTTCAAGGAGGAGATAATTAAgggatattaaaaatatttgagaaattttcaaaaaccttcttttcaagaatttaaacttgtttaaaagcatcctcatgtagtgaagttgtgaaaatcatgaccttcgagggtagagtggggccacaattgggggttgaataaataaataacataggAGTATAAAGAGAAACAAATTGGTccaaaaagctgaaacttgtatggaaacattctcaggtagtgaatattcaaagttgtgaaagtcatgacccCGAAGGTAATGGggatttacttttttttttacataggaatatatagcgaaatatcttttaaatttttttctcagaaactaatcagccaggaaagctgaaacttgtgtggaagcatcctcatgtactgtagattcaaagttgagaaaatcaataggatggggccacaatgggagttTGAATTTTagcataagaatatatatagagtaaatattaaaaaaaaaacccccaattggccagaaaagctgaaacttgtgtggaagcagcCTCAGGTAggatagattcaagtttattcaaatcataatccccggggataggatggggtcacaacgtggggggggggggggggttaaataggAATACATTgagttaatgtttaaaaatcttcttctaaataaCCATTTGCCTAGATAATACAACAATTACTTATCAGGTGATACTCTACAATAGTTTACGGacaccaaaggtgtaagcagtcACGCTGATGCAAGCGTTTTTTAGTTTATTGgctaaaagttttaatttataagtatagatataTAACCGAAATAGTTTTGAATTGGTTTTAAATAGTTTGCGGTCGATTTGATGTTTTGcatcagaaatattttgtatgtgGCGTGTCTTTTGTTGTAGCTGCAGTGTGTGTATTTGTGGTTGTCGTGTCAAGACTCTCTACAGCACAGCTCACTACCAGCTCCACCGGTAAGAACAATCACCTAACAGGACAACAAGATTTGCGAACGCTTGCTACTGCGTACAAGGATAACCGCACTATAATCGTGTTCTCCTccaactaaaatataaatattgtcaagtcGAATTTAATATCGGTACTAAGCTTTATTATTAGGTATCGAAAGCCTTTTTCAGGCACTTAAGATTTACCTTATAGTCCTCGATCTTCACTCGTCGACTTCGACAAGATTCACTCACAGCGTTCTGTCTCTGCTGTATATACCCTATTGTCATGTAACAAAAGTCTTAGAGAACAGTACAGAGTTCAAAACAGGAAgtcataaaacaaaaatttaggAAGCCGGAAGGgatatttgattttcatttactACTTCCGCTTCAactcaaagaataattcctttTTCTTTAATTCGTTTAACCAGTGACGGACTTGATATTTTCCGCTCATTTCAGGGTGTGAAGAAGGAACATTCTTGTTGAATGGCAGATGTGAGAGCTGTAGCACAAACTGTAATCGAGGCGCCTGTGACGTCACAGACGGGCGGTGTTCGGACGGGTGTATACAAGGATTCTACGGCCAGACGTGTCAGCATCCCTGTCCAGACAACTGTTTATATGACCAGTGTAGTATTGACACGGGGTTTTGTAATTTTGGGTGTACACATGGTTTCTATGGCGACATGTGTGACCTAACCTGTAATGAACATTGCAATGAAAAGAAATGCAAAAGAGACTCCGGCTACTGCAGCGCCGGTTGTGTTCCAGGATACTTCGGAGACAAGTGTGACTCGGCGTGCAACAGTCACTGTATCCAGACGTGTGAACGAACTTCCGGTGTCTGCGACGCATGCGTGGATGGTCATTACGGGGCAAACTGTACGGATACGTGTAGCACCGGATGTGGAACTCTCAAGTGTCGACAGGATAACGGGGAATGCTGGGACGGCTGTAAGACGGGATGGACTGGGCCTCAGTGCGCGGGTTTGTGTTGTGTTTCGCTTATGTTCGGTTTGCATATGTACcttattaataatcaattaatgatttgatttttataaatttttatacatgcatgttatacatgtatatgtaggtATAAAAATTATGCAAGTCATTTTCAGGTCAATTGGACCGAACCCCTTTTTTAACGTCACAATTCTATTACTAGTATTCTTTTTACTTGTTATCGGTACTATTTCAAAGGAATCCGATATTGGTATTGGGTTTGAaactaactacatgtacatatgtaatatCGAGTGAATCGTTTACAGCTAAATCATGTTCACTGATCGATGTAGCCAAATTAGACTATAAGACCCTTAATGTTATACTATTACTATGTCCAAAGATATCCGCgatttacattttgcttaattactcgatatttataaatatcataagGTTCCAACAATGTTTATTCAAAAgcatgaaaaaattcaaagattttTCCTTTGAAACGCTCAACACACAACTAAATATAAAGGAGTCTACATGGATGTTGCATTGCAACAGACATATATGTACCCGGgcgataacgttgaaaaattgtgcgaggtattcggACTGGCTTCCGGATGGAGAAAAGATGTGACAGTCATCATTCCCTATTATAAATCTCCTTAAAAATCTGCTTTCGTTCCTGTAAAATTTTCCAAGTGAAAAATTACAATGTATCTATgaaaatatcttggatattttccctttcatcgattttaattgcacttctttcacaggatatgtgtatttttatttaaggtatccgatccataatagccccAGATTTAATGAATCTGGATGCATAACAGATAAATGTATATGTGGGCTTAATACTCACTATACTTTGACATAATTTTCGGAtaccttaaattttatttaattgtgctgcataaatatcttgagaCAGACTATAAACAGGGAATGACTAACAACAGTTTATTGTCTAATAATGTCAATGGGGGATTTAATCTATATAATAGAATTTTTCTCGCATTTACAAGAAAATCGATTAAGATTTGCAACAATATTAATAGCAAGCGCAtttatatacacacacaaaaGCAAGAGTCACACTTTACTGACATATCGTCCAATTTTAAGCTTattttgcatgcatgtacagtaagtATAAGTAgtgaagaaataaaatataaaggtCATTTTGAACTATATAAATagaataaacagaaaaataaacaattaaaacaaattatgcaGATATTGCATATTGTCAAACCTTTAAGTTGGAAAATGTGATACATCCACAAACAGGGACCCGGGGCCCGGATACAACGTATGTAATTAGACTCAGAtatataatcaaattaaaaaaagacttGAACcaggaaattattttttaaaaatgtcagaTAACAACACAgtacaaatgaaaaatgatactGTATTTACTGTTTACACATTTGACcaaattaaacacaaattacattttacagACTGATCAATTCTATCCAAAAGTAAGGAACGATTTTAGGGGGAAGCAAGTctatgtattttgaaatttttttaaaaaaaactctctctctctctctctctctctctctctctctctctctctctctctctctctgaaactctctccctctctctctctttctctctctctctttctctctcaattttttttaactgtcaAAATATCGCTAAGATGACAATGatgcatagtacatgtatgtgtaattcttgctgcgctcgccacaaAGGTAACACCGTACAACATATCATTGTTACATTCTCAGCTATTTTTCTCTTCTTATGATTCTGTAGGTATTTACTAGATTTTACATAATAACAGACAATTTTGGAATAACACATTTTGAGGCGAAATAACCAGTCAAATTGCCCAATTATTGCGAAAACTCTAAACACTTTCGAGGCAGTATCATTCTTTGAATTAAGAGATTTAATAAAATCCACTTACCATAACGTCTGAATTTCCATAGGGACAAAAATCAaaccaaaaaatctttttccagatGAAGTCaacaaatttgactttttaGAGAAAAAGTTGATCACATTACACGCCCTATGATAACTGATAAGGATTTGATAAGGCTTTCATTAACAAGTGGGAAAAAACCCCAAAGCACTGCATTTAATTCACAACGATAATAATGTCATGATGTTTAATAAACCGACCGCAGCAAGAGGCGGGCGAGGCTTAATGGTAAcccgcatatatatatatatatatatataagaaaaatcaatgaaaaatagaaGTTGAATTaagggtactaaggccaaaaaattttcttctagTTCATGGACGGCGCGCAAATGGCAAcctctcgggcctttccggcaggctagGAAAAACACCTGAAATGTAtaacctaggcgtccatgacaaccccccctttttttttaaaaacttgctATAAATACAACTGTTACACATTTTACGATGTATTGAGATGTAAGCTAGACTTCATTTAAGtcaatgatataccctaaaatataacacagaagcgacttataaagctgtctagccgatacttatttcaatgggaagcgactccattttgtatagaattctaacatccggtaatgttaatatattcgaggtgtttttccgagcttgctgtaaaggcccgagaagatgcGATTGGGACGCCGCCATATTGACCGCCATTTTGTTCGACAAAGTTAACTCATTCATTAAATGAGTGGGCTATTCTATGTTTATTGTCCATTAACTTTATCAAAAACTTTCCAAGTTTTCAATGCAAAGTaagttgaataaaaataatttattattcaaaCCAAGGCACTGTTGATAACTTGtcattagacttctatgttttctttAATGACACTTTGGCAGACAATACTgaaaattcaaatctgtactttattcatttctcgagaaaatgaataatcagtaacaacaagttttgtcaggcggcgcaatgtgcgacgtcgaaaatttccagttttacgttgttgctaaaccctccaCAATGTTTACgataacatttttatcttctttttttatatattttctaagtacaaacgatctgtcggctccaaactGGCCATGTATTACctgttgtctaacgtccgtcttaccgaaatgtgtcgttctgcattttgacgtccattgatatcgttcgaggtttctttttttcacttattgtcatcatacttgatcaaatattttcaatgttgttttactacttattcacaaaacaCATTTCTAATCGattttgttcatttcatttacttccaaaggcgcttaggatttatttcatggtcttaacaaaattgtatcagttactgctgcgccgccttaaacgctgacatcgtcattttattacaagttaacttttcaacttgtcacaaaactatctataaaatatttaaaagttttgttatagccaaaacattttctgagtaaataatagaattattatcaaatatcaatgtatgttttatttgaattttttcattcaaaaaatacttttcctcgcaattttcttttcattatgttgattttaactttttttttacattgcgccgcatgtcgaatttctgatctaacgTGCTTTCATTTtactaatttaatctcaaacaatatttgattttaaaacattatttgaatgcaaatttcttgaACCCTTTATGGCACtttcatcttcctttgtcttcgattaactgaataacgccacttgtctacgctattttggaacaaccctcgtatgtaGGTATATGAAAATACAGTGTCAATAACTAAAgctcatatttcaaaaattgatattgttctttaataaattaatcACGGCTCCGATCGATCTCTTAGTCCGTACGACCGAAAAAAAAACTCGGTCGGCGATCATTACGGATCTATTTCGAGACAGACAGAACGCTATGTTTTATgaggtttttaaaatattaaacgtAACACAATACTGTAGTGGCTATAAAACTTTTAGATTGTCGAgaaattcatttgttttgaaTCCATCAAATCGTCTGTGTCAGTAATACACTGAAATTTAAGATACTAGTAAACCCTAGCTCAAATACATCTATTTACATATTGTAgaagtttgaaattaaaatgaaatgaagaaTAACCATCAGTAACAGTTAGAAATCAAACGgagaaaataatggaaaaaaatgaaaatggaacAAAAGTAGGAAACAGTAGTAAATAAATACAGATTTACCATTGCAGTGTTATTCAAATTAGACTGGGACACCACCCGCTTCTGTACCGTacgctacatgtatatactcgCAGGGTTTCGTTGAGCAGTAATTTTACAAGTCTAACCttaatcagattttaaaatactatTGAAACATAAACTATTCTCGCAGTTACATATAATTGTTAAACGTATAAGATGAATATcccttgaattaaaaaaaaaaaccctcaaacgTTATTTACTCTTGTTCTATGTAATAGATAAATGGATGgagattttttcattttgccatcatattaaaaacaataaaatgagaatgatattttatgattatgTATAGCCTGCTCAGACGGTTTCTATGACATCAACTGCACCAGTCGCTGCAACAAAAATTGTCTGAATGAACTTCAGTGTGATGCCGTAAATGGGACATGTTTGACCGGATGTAAACCTGGCTTCCGGGGAGAGGAGTGTTCGATAGGTACGTGTGCGCGTTGAATCATCCAGAAATTTTTGAAGTGTAATAAATGGACGACAAACCTAATTTGCGCATGCAGTTGCTATATTTTCGATTTAAGGTAGTACGAAACACccctgaaattatttatttgaaatattttctgaaatacacaaaataatgacttaatataatgtaaaaattaatttcagtccattatcttaagaaaaaaataaatcatacccATCAATTACTCACGGCCAAATAAATTTAGGTTACAAcgtatttcaataattttgaaacatacatttgGATGGCACCGTGTTCATAACTatg encodes:
- the LOC105343176 gene encoding multiple epidermal growth factor-like domains protein 11 isoform X1, whose translation is MDQAKAAVCVFVVVVSRLSTAQLTTSSTGCEEGTFLLNGRCESCSTNCNRGACDVTDGRCSDGCIQGFYGQTCQHPCPDNCLYDQCSIDTGFCNFGCTHGFYGDMCDLTCNEHCNEKKCKRDSGYCSAGCVPGYFGDKCDSACNSHCIQTCERTSGVCDACVDGHYGANCTDTCSTGCGTLKCRQDNGECWDGCKTGWTGPQCAACSDGFYDINCTSRCNKNCLNELQCDAVNGTCLTGCKPGFRGEECSIEVVLKEEGGDIPTIVGAVVVGVLFIILLILVLILVLIKRRRRKRNKDFRNREFGNESKSQISRMDIQTDKVLMWNDKAGDSGVTPAGEADHAYENTDIQKADPKLEGGSDQDSLNTDEEAPDPAEGDNSGQVESLVNNEASITTEVGKSDKET
- the LOC105343176 gene encoding multiple epidermal growth factor-like domains protein 11 isoform X2; amino-acid sequence: MDQAKAAVCVFVVVVSRLSTAQLTTSSTGCEEGTFLLNGRCESCSTNCNRGACDVTDGRCSDGCIQGFYGQTCQHPCPDNCLYDQCSIDTGFCNFGCTHGFYGDMCDLTCNEHCNEKKCKRDSGYCSAGCVPGYFGDKCDSACNSHCIQTCERTSGVCDACVDGHYGANCTDTCSTGCGTLKCRQDNGECWDGCKTGWTGPQCAACSDGFYDINCTSRCNKNCLNELQCDAVNGTCLTGCKPGFRGEECSIEVVLKEEGGDIPTIVGAVVVGVLFIILLILVLILVLIKRRRKRNKDFRNREFGNESKSQISRMDIQTDKVLMWNDKAGDSGVTPAGEADHAYENTDIQKADPKLEGGSDQDSLNTDEEAPDPAEGDNSGQVESLVNNEASITTEVGKSDKET